Proteins encoded in a region of the Triplophysa rosa linkage group LG14, Trosa_1v2, whole genome shotgun sequence genome:
- the aipl1 gene encoding aryl-hydrocarbon-interacting protein-like 1 → MEDSMMLGVEGIRKTILHGGTDKMPRFITGTKVTFHFRTQLCNDEHTVKDDSKKVGTPMEVVIGNMFKLDVWEILLTSMRIGEVAKFWCDVMHTGLYPIVAKSLRRIADGKDPVDWHIHTCGMANMFAYHSLGYEDLDELQKEPQPLYLVMELLKVQQPSEYDRESWALNDEERLKAVPVLHGQGNKLFKQGRFEDATMKYKEAIVCIKNVQSKEKAWEAPWLKLEKMANTLTLNYCQCLLRMEEYYEVIEQTSDIINQHPGTMKAFYLRGKAHMEVWNEAEARADFTRVLDLDPGMKKTVKKELSVLKMRMDLKNEEDRLTYKGMFTKLSEAQETQELPDQEILEQPFPEQDGTPLEEPYEEQTNLEQAGLLQTTPAKMLLETSEQMDSARPADMTPENVIPEETS, encoded by the exons ATGGAGGACAGCATGATGCTAGGGGTTGAAGGGATCAGGAAGACCATCTTGCATGGAGGGACGGATAAAATGCCCAGATTTATCACAGGAACTAAG GTGACCTTCCATTTCCGAACCCAGCTCTGCAATGATGAGCACACAGTCAAAGATGACAGTAAGAAGGTAGGTACACCTATGGAAGTGGTCATCGGGAACATGTTTAAACTAGATGTCTGGGAAATTCTGCTGACGTCCATGCGCATTGGGGAGGTGGCCAAGTTCTGGTGTGATGTCATG CACACAGGGTTGTATCCCATAGTGGCAAAGAGTCTGCGGCGCATTGCAGATGGGAAGGATCCAGTGGACTGGCATATTCATACCTGCGGCATGGCCAATATGTTTGCATATCACAGTTTGGGCTATGAAGATCTGGATGAACTTCAGAAGGAACCACAGCCTCTCTACTTAGTAATGGAACTTCTAAAG gTACAACAGCCCAGTGAATATGACAGAGAGTCATGGGCTCTGAATGATGAAGAGCGACTTAAGGCAGTACCTGTGCTTCACGGTCAAGGGAACAAGCTTTTCAAACAGGGCCGTTTCGAGGATGCCACAATGAAATATAAGGAAGCCATCGTGTGCATCAAGAACGTGCAGTCAAAG gAGAAGGCATGGGAAGCTCCCTGGCTTAAACTGGAGAAGATGGCCAACACACTCACTTTAAACTACTGCCAGTGTCTGCTGCGCATGGAGGAGTACTATGAGGTCATCGAACAAACATCTGACATCATCAACCAACACCCCG GGACAATGAAAGCCTTCTATCTGCGTGGTAAAGCGCACATGGAAGTGTGGAATGAAGCAGAAGCAAGAGCTGATTTCACGAGAGTGCTGGATCTGGATCCGGGAATGAAAAAGACGGTCAAGAAAGAGCTATCAGTTCTCAAAATGCGTATGGACTTAAAAAACGAGGAGGACAGATTGACGTACAAGGGGATGTTCACAAAACTATCAGAAGCACAAGAGACGCAAGAGCTTCCAGACCAAGAGATTCTGGAGCAACCATTTCCAGAACAAGACGGAACACCTCTGGAAGAACCATATGAAGAACAAACCAATCTAGAACAAGCAGGTTTATTGCAAACAACTCCAGCAAAAATGCTTTTGGAAACTTCAGAGCAAATGGATTCAGCACGACCAGCTGACATGACTCCAGAAAATGTGATTCCAGAAGAAACTAGCTGA